In Parabacteroides timonensis, the genomic stretch TCTGATGTGAATGCCACACTACGTGTTACAGGAGTCACTTCACCCGATAATGTGAAATTAAAACAAACATCCACATCCTTCATTCCTGAACCTAAAAGCTGATCCTTTACCATATCATCGGAACAACCGCATAATAAAGAAAAGACACAAGCTAATAAAATATACAATTTATTCATTTTCTTCATACACTTCTTACTAATTAATTGACAGTACGGACACACCGAACGTTTTGATACTGTGATCCTCCCGATACATGATTATACCAATCCTGAACTCCATTGGAAAAATTTACCCCCATACGATAAATATCAGTATTATTATCAATAGAACTACTCCAAAATTTTCCTCCTGGACTCGCAATACCTAATGCTTCTCTGTATTTATACATTGTCCAAAGTTCAATCATTGTTGGTAACCTCCAACCATTACCTAAACCATTACAATAAGATTCTGAAGCAGGAAATCTTTGACCTGTCAAATAGGATGTATTCACTTCTATTTTATCCGCATAATCCTTTGGATAATTAAGGGATGACGCCCCACTTCTATCAGCTTCCTTTACATATAAGATCTTGCCTTGAGCAACTCCCTGTCTTAAATCCACGGTAGCAGTGCGAGACGGATCAGCTCCTGTCACGGAAATTGTATAAGATGCGGTGCGGGCTGCTTTACCGGAATTATTCGATGCAGTATAGATTATAGTTGCGGTTCCGGAGCCTGAAGTTTGACTGGGAGTAAACCCGGTACCTCCACCTGTTATTGTCCACGGCAGACCTGCTGTTGCCGTTATGATTGAACTAAAAGTCCCCCCGGTATTTGAAAGATCCGCAACGCTTAAAGGTTCCACAGAAAAGGAAGAGCCATCCTGGTTCAGATTAAATTTATCATCCCCTATTGTAAACGGGAGGGTGCGAACTACAGGGTTAGGATTGGCTGTAACAGCTTTGAATGTAACAAGGGCAGGGCCACTAGAATCGACTGTATTTCCGGCTTCTGTTGTTTTTCCGTCAATTAAAACTGACAACCAATCAGGTAATACAATCGACCAATTTGTTCCGGGACGCAAAGTTATTTGAAGATCACTGGTTGAATTGATAGCCGCATCCATATCAGCCGGTGCCACCATATCAGGCACCACCACAGATACACGGGGATCAGACAGGTCGATCCCGCTCAGTGTCAGGTTCACAATATAAGGAGTGTTACGCTTCAAGTTATAATCATTCATTCCGTTACCCGGATACAACCGGAAAGAGACATCCTTATAGCTCGTTCCATTCACTGTCGCGTCTCCTATCAATTCGATATAAGTCGCATTCGGTACAGAGACTGTACTTCCTTTCTTATCACGCATAGAAGCTGCATAACCGTCTTTTCCGCTGGCTATAATACCCGCTTTGTTTTCAGGCATATACCATTCGACTGTTCCACTAGCATCCGATGAAGGAGTTACCATAAAACTCTGATACGCCACACCTGATACCTGGCCGGTAGGTTCATTACATTGCATCTGTGTAGGAACACTACGCAGATACAACTGCTTTAGCGTAAATGTGAAACCGGACTTTATCGTATAATTCAACTGTATTTTTGTTACCATACGCGTTAATGCTACTGACTGTTTATAATTTATTGATATATACTGATCATCAAGCTGTGCGAATATCGCACAGCTTTGGTTTACCGGTAAACCTGCCGAAGTAGTAAGACCTCCTGTTCCATAATTTATCTTTGTATCATTGAATGCTGTTAATGTTGGAATCTTTCCCAAATCACCTGCATTCCCCACAAAACGAAGGGAACTATTGGGAGATTCTTTCAACTGAATCTCAACCTCGTTTCCTGTTATATCGGTCAGATAATGAGCGATCAACAAATTGCCCGAAGCATCATACTGACCAAGCCAAAGAGTTTTTACTGTACTTTCGTCTACACCGGAGGTTTTAGTTTTAACAGGTAAAACCTCAGGGATAGAATCTGAAGAAGACGAACCCAATTCATCTTCCCCCGAGGTGAATGCAATACTACGCGTCACAGGAGAAACTTCTCCAACCAAAGAAAAAGTAAAACGTACATTTACGTCTCGCAACCCAATCCCATTATCGACATTTCTTTCCATATCGCCCGTACAACCAATGTACAAAAAGCAGGTTAATGTTAATGCCAATGACAGATACAGTTTAGTCAAATATATTACTTTCATCTCAAACTAATTAATTTACAATTACATATAATACATATTTGATAACCTTTCAGTAATCTTTAAGCTTTAATCGTTTTTGTCTCGGACACAGCGAACATACCGAAGTGTATTTATAATGTTCCAATAGTCGTAGGATCCATTAGCAAAATTTTTTGTGCATCTTTCATTTCCAAATCTATGATTCGAACTACTCCAGTAATGGTCATTCATGAACGCCGCGACTCCATTTTTCATTAATGTAGTCTGATTTTCATACATAGCATGCAGTTCGATTAAAGTAGGTACACGCCATCCTCCACTTTTATTTTTACAGTAACTAACCGCAGCGGCATAATTAGCGCATCTTGATCCTCGTTCGGTCTTCTCGACTTCAATTATGTATTCCTTAGTCAGCGTACGAGTCTGAGAATTTCCGTTCAAATCAGAGCCTGTTATTTCGGTAGATGATCCGCCGTCATAATTAAATATACGGTAATTGCTATTGGGAGGCCCGTTCTTTTTAAAACTTTCAACAATTGCATTATTTATAGTGACCACATTAGTTCCCGCCTCTTGAATGGCTTTTACCGTAACTTTACGAACCGGATCCGCACCTACTACCGATACAGTAAATGAATCTAAACGTTCTGCACCGGTATTAGCAGACGCCGTAAACGTAAGTACAGCATCACCACTGCCACTAGTGGGGCTCACAGTGATACCATTATTTGTTTCAGAGGATACAGTCCATTTTAAACCGGCAGTAGCAGTTACCGAACCGACAGCACTACTATTTACCTCTTTAGTTATTTTTGTAATCGTACCGGCAGCAGTAAACACTGATGCTTCTTGAATCACCTCAATATTTTTGTCAATTCCATTAACATCTATATCAAAAGATATCTTTCTGTCTTTCGCGTCCGGATTGGCTGAAACAGCTTTAAACAAGACTTCTGCCGGACCTTTATAATTGAGGATTCCACTTGAAGGCACATTTTCTTTTCCATCCACTACTGCCGACAACCAGTCTGGCAATGCGATTACCCAAGCTACCCCCGGACGAGTCGTCACCTGTAGGGTTGTCGTTGAGTCAATCGCAGCATCTATAGCTGCCGGAGCTACAATATCGGGAACCGTGACCGACACACGGGGATCAGAGAAGTCAATACCACTCAAGGTCAGATTCACGACATAAGGAGTATTCCGTTTCAGATTATAATCATTGATACCGTTACCGGGATAAATACGGAAAGAGACATCCTTATAGGTAGTTCCATTTACAGTGGCATCCCCGACAAGCTCGATATAAGTAGCATTCGGTACAGAGACTGTACTTCCTTTCTTATCACGCATAGAAGCTGCATAGCCGTCTTTTCCGCTGGCTATAATACCCGCTTTGTTTTCAGGCATATACCATTCGACTGTTCCACTGGCATCCGATGAAGGAGTTACTGTAAAACTCTGATACGCCACACCTGGTACCTGGCCGGTAGGTTCATTACATTGCATCTGTGTAGGAACACTACGCAGATACAGCTGCTTTAGCGTAAATGTGAAACCGGACTTTATCGTATAATTCAACTGTATTTTTGTCACCATACGCGTTAATTGAATTGTCTGTTCATAATTTATTGATATAGATTGATTATCTAGTTGTGCGAATATCGCACAACTAAGGTTTACCGGTAAACCTGCCGAAGTAGTTAGACCTCCCGTTCCTGTTACATAATTTATCTTTGTTTCATTGAATTCGGTCAACGTCGCAATCTTTCCCAAATCCCCTACATTTCCAACAAAGCGAAGAGAACAGTTTGGAGACTCTTTCAATTGAACCTGGACCGTATTCCCTGTTACATCATTCAAATAATGAGAGATCAATAAATTACCGGAAGCATCATACTGACCCAACCAAAGAGTTTTTACCGAGTTTTCATTGACGCTCATCGCTTTGGTTGCCATCTTTGATATTTCAGTAGTTATTTCAGAAGGGTCAGATCCCAACTCTTCTTTTGATGTGAATGCCACACTACGTGTTATAGGGGTAACTTCGCCCTCTAATGTGAAATTAAAACAAACATTCACATTTTTCATTTCTGCTGCCAACTTAGATTCTGTACCATCATCACAACTTAATAAAAATAAGGAAGTCGCTACAAAAAACAGAGTCAACCCATTTACTATATA encodes the following:
- a CDS encoding DUF4906 domain-containing protein, which encodes MKVIYLTKLYLSLALTLTCFLYIGCTGDMERNVDNGIGLRDVNVRFTFSLVGEVSPVTRSIAFTSGEDELGSSSSDSIPEVLPVKTKTSGVDESTVKTLWLGQYDASGNLLIAHYLTDITGNEVEIQLKESPNSSLRFVGNAGDLGKIPTLTAFNDTKINYGTGGLTTSAGLPVNQSCAIFAQLDDQYISINYKQSVALTRMVTKIQLNYTIKSGFTFTLKQLYLRSVPTQMQCNEPTGQVSGVAYQSFMVTPSSDASGTVEWYMPENKAGIIASGKDGYAASMRDKKGSTVSVPNATYIELIGDATVNGTSYKDVSFRLYPGNGMNDYNLKRNTPYIVNLTLSGIDLSDPRVSVVVPDMVAPADMDAAINSTSDLQITLRPGTNWSIVLPDWLSVLIDGKTTEAGNTVDSSGPALVTFKAVTANPNPVVRTLPFTIGDDKFNLNQDGSSFSVEPLSVADLSNTGGTFSSIITATAGLPWTITGGGTGFTPSQTSGSGTATIIYTASNNSGKAARTASYTISVTGADPSRTATVDLRQGVAQGKILYVKEADRSGASSLNYPKDYADKIEVNTSYLTGQRFPASESYCNGLGNGWRLPTMIELWTMYKYREALGIASPGGKFWSSSIDNNTDIYRMGVNFSNGVQDWYNHVSGGSQYQNVRCVRTVN
- a CDS encoding DUF4906 domain-containing protein; the protein is MEQKKYIVNGLTLFFVATSLFLLSCDDGTESKLAAEMKNVNVCFNFTLEGEVTPITRSVAFTSKEELGSDPSEITTEISKMATKAMSVNENSVKTLWLGQYDASGNLLISHYLNDVTGNTVQVQLKESPNCSLRFVGNVGDLGKIATLTEFNETKINYVTGTGGLTTSAGLPVNLSCAIFAQLDNQSISINYEQTIQLTRMVTKIQLNYTIKSGFTFTLKQLYLRSVPTQMQCNEPTGQVPGVAYQSFTVTPSSDASGTVEWYMPENKAGIIASGKDGYAASMRDKKGSTVSVPNATYIELVGDATVNGTTYKDVSFRIYPGNGINDYNLKRNTPYVVNLTLSGIDFSDPRVSVTVPDIVAPAAIDAAIDSTTTLQVTTRPGVAWVIALPDWLSAVVDGKENVPSSGILNYKGPAEVLFKAVSANPDAKDRKISFDIDVNGIDKNIEVIQEASVFTAAGTITKITKEVNSSAVGSVTATAGLKWTVSSETNNGITVSPTSGSGDAVLTFTASANTGAERLDSFTVSVVGADPVRKVTVKAIQEAGTNVVTINNAIVESFKKNGPPNSNYRIFNYDGGSSTEITGSDLNGNSQTRTLTKEYIIEVEKTERGSRCANYAAAVSYCKNKSGGWRVPTLIELHAMYENQTTLMKNGVAAFMNDHYWSSSNHRFGNERCTKNFANGSYDYWNIINTLRYVRCVRDKND